The DNA window TCCTGGTACTAAGGTTTTTGCTGGAGGAACTGACTTAATGATAGTCCTACGCCGCAATATTGAGTTAGTCAATCATATTCTAGATATCAAAGGTATTGCTGAACTAAATCGTATTGAATACAAACCAGGTGAAGGACTATTTATTGGAGCTGCAGTTACTGTAAATGAAGTTTGCCAATCAGAAATTGTCCGTGAAAAATACGAAGCTTTAGGACAAGCAGCAGATAGTGTAGCTTCATATCAATTGAGAAATCGTGCAACCTTAGTAGGAAATATCTGCAATGCATCTCCAGGTGCTGATTTATCTTCTCCTCTTTTAGTATATAATGCTAAGGTTCATATTGCTGGCCCAGAAGGTGAGCGTATAGTAGATATTGATAAGTTCTTCACAGGTGTAAAGAAAACGGTTGTTCAAAAAGATGAAATTGTAACAGGTGTGTCACTTCCAGATGTTCAAGAAGGAGATATGAGCACATATAATAAGCAAGCCCGTATCAAGGGACATGATTTAGGTATAGCTGGCGTATCAGTGCGTATAACATCTGATAAAAAGGTTTTTATAGCTATGTCAGCAGTGGCTCCTACCCCAATAAGACTTACTAAGCTTGAAGAAGCTCTTGTTACAAAAGACTTAACACCTGAAACTGCTACTTGGCTTAGTAAGGAAGTAGCTAATCACATAAACCCAATTTCAGATGTCCGTTCTTCAGCAGAATACCGTCTACATATATCTGGTATTCTTGCTAAAAAAGGATTGTTAAAGCTTATTGAAAAGGGGGTTAATTAGTATGTGCGACAAACATAATGGAAATTGCTTTGAGTATACTATATCAGGTATGCCACCTGTGCCTCTAAACTGTGTAGTAAACGGTGAAGATGTTCACAAAATGGTAGACCCTACAATGACTTTGCTTCAATTTCTACACAATGAACTAAAGCTTTTTGGTACTAAGGAAGGCTGTGGTGAAGGTGAATGTGGAGCTTGTACTATTATAATGAATGGAAAAACTGTAAACTCTTGTATTGTATTAGCAATTGAAGCAGAAGATGCAAACATACTTACAGTTGAAGGTTTAGCTGAAGGTAATGAGCTTTCTATTCTTCAGCAAGAATTTATCAAGTACGATGCTCTTCAATGTGGTTTCTGTACACCAGGAATGCTAATGTCAGCACGTGAACTACTTGATAGAAATTCCGATCCAAGCGAAAAAGAAATTAAAGAAGCTCTTGCTGGTAACTTCTGTCGTTGCACAGGATATGTTCCAATTATCAATGCAGTTAAAGCTGCGGCAAAAAGGGAAAGAGAGGAGTTGAAATAATGAGCGATAAACAATATAAGCATATTGGTAAACCTTATGATAGAAAAGAAGCACAAGAAAAGGTAACAGGTCAGGCAGTCTATGTACATGACATGGAGCTTCCGGGAATGCTTTATGCAAAGTGCTTGCATTCTCCATATGCTCATGCTGAGATCGTATCTATTGATACTTCTGAAGCAAAGGCACTTCCTGGAGTTAAAGCAGTTATTACAGGAGATGATGCTCCTTATTTAGTTGGCTTGTACATGGTAGACAAGAATGTAATAGCAAGAAGAAGAGTAAGATATCAAGGTGAAATCGTTGCAGCTGTTGCTGCTGAAAACGAAGTAATCGCAGAACGTGCAATATCACTAATCAAGGTTGAATATAAAGAATTGCCTGTTGTCCATACTATAGATGAATCCTTAGAAGGGAAAATATTACTTCACGAAAATCTTCATACTTATGAGCATATGGAAGGCGTTTTCTTCCCTAAAGCTCATACAAATATAGCAAGCTGGAATAGAACTAAGAAAGGTGACGTAAATAAAGGATTTGAGGAAGCAGATTTTATATTTGAGGATGAATTTTCTGTACCAGCAGTAGCACACGTCCCTATGGAGACTCACGTAACTATTGCTCAAGCAGATCCATATTCAAATAAGGTTAAAATATGGTCTTCAGCACAATCTCCCTTTGCAGTACGTCAGCTTTTAGCTAAATCTCTAGGTATATCTAAAAGCGATGTCCATGTTGTTGTACCATATATCGGCGGTGGCTTTGGAGGTAAGGCTGGTATTCACCTTGAACCACTAGTAACAGTTCTGTCAAGAGCAGCTAAAGGCCGTCCTGTTAAACTAAAAGCTACTCGTGAAGAAGAATTCAACCTACTGCCTACTCGTGCAGGTATGAGAAGTAGATTCAAAACTGGAGTTAAGAAAGATGGTACTATTACATCTATGATAGTTTATCATGACTGGGATAGTGGTGCATATGCAGACTATGCTGTAAACGTTGGTAAAACAGCTGTTTATTCTGGAGCAGGACCATATGTAATACCTAATATAGAGTTGCATTCTCGTACATTATATACAAACAAGGTATTCAGTACTGCATACCGTGGATTTGGTCACCTAGAAACTCACTGGGCAGTTGAAAGACATATGGATATCATAGCACAAAAATTAGGAATAGATCCATACGACTTCAGAATGAAAAATCTACTTCATCCAGGAACAACTACTATAAGTGGTGAATTGATATATGATACTACTGGAAGTCCAAAGGCCTGCTTAGACGCAGTTGCAAAAGAAATAGGTTGGACAGGACGTAAATCAGAAGAAGAGCGTCTAGCTGAATTAAAAACTGGTAAGATTCGCGGCAAAGGATTTGCAATGCTGCAAAAAGCTCCTGCTATGCCAAGCAATACCTCTACTTCTGCAATCATGCAAATGAATGAGGATGGACATGTAAAGGTTATGATTGGCGCTGTAGATATGGGGCAAGGTGCTAATACTATAATGGCACAGGTAGCGGCTGAAGAGCTACGTATACCTATAGAAGACGTTGAAGTAGTATGGAATGTCGATACTGACAAGCATCCATATGATTGGAATACAGTTGCTTCTAAATACACATTCATGGGTGGTAATGCTGTTAGAAAAGCTGCAAGAAATATGGTTAACCAAATGAAAGAAGTAGCCGCTCAAGTCTTAAGATGTCATCCAGACGAGTTAACTCATGGTGATGGGTATATTTATCACATACATCAAACCCATAGACGTATTCCATACACTAAGCTAGCAATGGGTTATGCTTATGAAAATGGAAACGGTATAGGCGGACCAGTAATCTCTCATGGAATATATATGGCAAGCGGTTTAACAAATCCACATCCTGAAACAGGGCAAGGCAGACCAGGTCTAGTATGGACCTTTGGCGCTCATGGTGTAGAGGTAGAAGTAGACGTAGAAACCGGAGAAGTTCATGTAATAAAAATTGCCTCTGCCTTTGACATAGGACAATGTATAAATAAAAAATTAGTTGATGGTCAAGTATTTGGAGGTGTTATCCAAGGAATAGGATCTGCACTGGTTGAAGGATACAAATTCAGTCCAAATGGTAAGCTACTTAATCCTTCATTTACTGATAATAAGATACCTACAGCTAAGGATATTCCTGATGAGATCATACCAATATATATAGAAAATCCTGAATCAGCTCAAGTAGATGGTCCTTATGGTGCTCGTGGCATAGGAGAACATCCAATGATATCAGTGCCTTCTGCAATAGGAAATGCTCTTTATGATGCACTAGGAATTAACTTCCATAGGTTACCACTATCTCCTGAAAACGTAGCTTTAGCTATTTCAAATAGTAAAAAAGATGAATAAATAATTAGAATTAATATACACTAAACTCCACCTCAGTCAGAGTGTACACTCTGACTGAGGTCTCCATATTTATTCCTCAGCTATAAATAAATTGGAGGTAATTTAAATGAATAAAATTGTAGTAGAAAACAAGGACTTAAAAAAAGATTTAGCAGTTATCATATTAGCAGCAGGCTATTCGTCAAGAATGAAACTATTTAAGCCATTATTGCCCTTAGGCCATTCTACAGTCATAGAATATTCCATAGATGGATTTAAAGAAGCTGGTTTTGAAAATATTATTGTAGTAGTAGGTTTTCAAGCTAAAAAATTGATACCTATATTGGAGCATAAAGGTGTAAGGTGGATATATAATGAAAGATATGAAGAAGGCATGTACTCATCAATTGTTGCTGGAGTAAAATCTCTTTCTTCTCATGTAAAAGGCTTCTTTTTATTACCTGCTGATATTCCTCTTGTAAAAAACGAAACAGTTGATAGCCTTGTTGAGGGCTACAAGCAAAGTAAAAAGAGTATTATATATCCTTCCTTTTCAAAAAGACGTGGTCATCCTCCTCTAATCTCATCCTGCTTGTTTTCAGAAATCGTTAAATATGATGGATCAGGAGGACTTAAAGCCTTGCTTAAAAAGTACGAGGATCAGGCTTATTATGTTGAAGTAGAAGATGAAGGTGTCGTTATAGATATTGATACTTACGAGGATTATTTAAAGCTGCGTGCTAAGTTTGAATGCCAATTGCAAGCATACGATACTTTATAAGAATATCGAACTATTAATTTTTCTTGATTAGAATTCACTGAAAAACCATAATTAATAAAATTGAGAGCATAATTTCTGTATAATATAACAATATAGAATTTATGCTTTTATGCTGTAGAAAACTAAACTTAATCTATGAACTAGTGTGGCATCTTTTAAATCTAGTATATAGAATTCAAAGCTACTATAAACACTTCATTTTTTAGGCTTCTTTTTTTATAGTCGAAAGAAATAATAATACGAGGGTAATTGCCATAGAAAATAGAGCTATTTTACCTATATAATTTCCTTCAAGCATTCCAAATAAATAGAAGCTTTTTGTAATCTTACCCTTCGAAAACATTTCAAAGAAATAATAAATGAATGGCATTAAAACACCAACAGATATTTCTTCAGTCATATATCCTAATATCATTCCAATGACTCCTAAGTAAAAAGATGTTACAAAGCTTCCAAATAAAATATTAATTACATTAAAATCTCCTCCTGAAAGCTTCAAAGTGATAAATGCAATGGATAATAATAAAAATAATTGTATTGAGGCAATGATTATTCTATAGAGAATAATCCTCCAATATGAATATATTTTTGAATATGTTATTTCACTCACTCCATAATCATGCTCAATCAATGCTATCCTAACAAATAAAATTATTCCAATTGGAGATAGGAGCTGTTCTCCAATAAAGGCCATTGTATTTTCCGACAAATCGCTTTTATCTATCATTAAATAAATAGCCCCTATGTACACTAAAGCTAAAGCTACAATATTAAATGAAACTATCTTTACATTATTGTAAAATACCTTTTTTTCTAAAGCTAAATCCATTATTTATATCCCCTCTCTTTCTGTCCCATAGCTTTATAGCTACAAATAATAATACTAAGGAAAATACAGTAAACAAAATTCTGTTTAAATATATATACTTAATAAAGGGCTGAAATTGAGAGTAAGGAATTACTCTATTGAACCTTATAAAATATTTTGTAGGCTGAACCCCTTGTGGTGTTAAAGGAGTCATACTATGCAACCAATAGAAAAACTGAACAATAATAGGCACTATTCCATTATCAAATATAAGCTGAAGCACATAGCTCAGAGAAGTTATAAACATAATAGTAGGAATAATCCATAATATAGAATATTTAAAGAAAGCAGTATAGGAAATGTTATCTCCTGTCAACATTGAAAAGTCATGAAACTGCCATGTTGCGTGGCCTGCTACTATAAATACTATTAATGATGTCACCAGTATATTGGCTAAATATTTACCTAGTATATATTTATAGGATGAAACACTGGTAGTATATATAAGCTCATTTGAATTATATCTCTTGTCCTTTGTAAGAGTAAAAGCAGTTACAAATACAGTAAAAAATCCTATACTAATTCCTATATAGTCAGCAAAAATTCTTCCATAGGCACCAGTTACTTTATCTTCTTTAAGAATAGTGTTGTAAAGCTCCATATCTTCATTGCTAGTCCTAGTACGCATGAAAGACGAAAAATTATTTTCTTCACTATATATAGTATTTCCTCCTAAGGCTTTGTCGACTTTTTCTATAAAAGCATCATATTCTTGGTTAAATTGAAAATTTGTCTTTTCCATTTCTTCTATTGCCATGGCTAAAATTTGTCTTTGTTCTTCATTTATCTTTTCATAGGACATATTTATTCCTTTAATCCTTAAAATGCTTTCCAGCTCATAATCGGCCTTCATGCTTTTATAAGTATACTCTATAAGTTCTTCTAGGGTGGCGCTATTATAGCTCTGTTCTTCTCCAGAAGTATTCTCATTACTATAATTGACTCTAGGAGGTGCAGGCTTTATACCGTCAACTTTCATATCACATATAAATTGAGTATAATAAAATAGAAATATAGATACTATTAAAATCAATATACTCAAGCTTTTAAGCTGTTCTTTAACTTCTTTTATAAATATCTTTCTAAACATCTATATCTATACCTCCTTTATTAGTCTCATATATGCGTCCTCTAAGGTTGGAGAAGCAGCAAATGCATTTATTGAAGGTTTTTCCTTTGATAATAGTCTTAAGGAAACTTTATTGCCATCTACTATGGATGAGATAACATTATACTTGTCCATATATTGTTCATATTTCTCGAAATCCACAGTCAAATCCCACACATATCCTTCTGCATTTTTAATTACATCTTTTACTGTACCATTATAAACAAGCCTTCCTTTATTAAGAATGGATAGACTTTTGCAGCTTAAAGCAATATCTTCAACGATATGAGTAGATAATAGCACAGTTTTTGTCTTTCCAAATTGAGAAAGCATGTTCCTCACTCTTATTCTTTCCTCAGGATCAAGACCTGCTGTAGGCTCATCTACAATTAATACTTCTGGATCTCCCACTATTGCTACAGCAATACCAAGCCTCCTTTTCATTCCCCCTGAAAGAGCCTTCGTCTTTACCTTCCACAAATCTTGAAGATTTACTATTTCTAGTCTATTTAGTGCAACCTTTTTACTTAGATTTATATTAGAAAGAGAAGCAAAATAATCTAAGGTTTCATAAACTGTGAAATTAGGGTAAAAGGAAAATTCCTGTGGAAGATATCCTACTATCCTTCGTATTTCTTTTTTATTCTCTACTTTTATATTATTATAATAGACTTCTCCAGATGTCTTAGGTAATAATGTAGATAAGATTCTAATAAAGGTCGTCTTTCCTGCTCCATTAGGTCCTAAAAGACCATGAATTCCTTCATCAAAGGTAATACTTATATTATCTAAGGCTCTACAAGAGCTATAGTCCTTTGTCAATTCTCTAATCTCAATTTTCAAGATAAATCCTCCTTTTAGCTTCGACAAAGCTTAAATATTCATATATCTGAACACCAAATAAAAACGCTGATACACATGCAATTAACCACCTCATACTAAGTCCTAATACAAAATACAATATTAAGCTCATAAGAGCTAGGCTTCCAAATATTAGGCAGGATAATTTTATTTCTATGCTTCTTAAAAGCTTCTTATTTGCTTTTGCTTTTTCTAATTGGTATCGGTCATATTCCTGTATCTTCACCTTTCTCCATACTTCACTTAAATACTGACGGCTATTTTCATCAGATATCATAGGTTATACCTCCCTTTAACTTTACTTTTCAGCATATGAAGCCTTTAATTCCTTTCTTGCTCTAAAAATAGTGACTTTCACCTTGGCTAGGCTTATTCCCAATACCTCTGCAATCTCCTTATAGGACATTTGCTGAAATGCATATAAATAGAGTACATTTTTTTGTTCTTCATTTAATTTACTAAAGCTTTTCATAAATTTCTCTTTCTTTTCTTTATTTATAACAATTTCCTCAGGAGAAATAGTGGAAGCAACATCATAATTGCTATAAATGCTTTTATTGTTTTTTCTGATATAGTCTACAGACTTATTATGTATTATAGAAAATAAATAAGATTTCAATGTGCTGTAGCTTTTTAGCCTTTCTCTATATACGTAAAATGTAGCAAAGCTATCTTGTACAATATCCTCTGCTAAATAATAATCCTTAAGTATATTCAATGCAAAATTAACAGCTTCTTTTCTATGCATAAGGATGAATTCTTCAAATATCTCTTCATTTCCATCTTTTAATAGCTGTAACTGTTCATCCACCTTTCCACCTCCTTTTTTAGTCCAGCAAAGATATGGATTGTTTTCTATTTCACTATTGACATTTCTTAGCTGGACTATGTTTTTCTATAATCTTGCTATATAAAAAGATCCATTATTCTTTTACTGTTCTCACACATGTATAGGTTAAAAATACAACTCCTAAAAGTACAAATACAAGTCTAGTATGTATAAAGGAGCTTGATAGATTAAATGGTACAGATTCCATCGTTCTCCCTAAAAGTTCTGTAAAT is part of the Proteiniborus sp. MB09-C3 genome and encodes:
- a CDS encoding xanthine dehydrogenase family protein subunit M — its product is MLSKFDYVKPQTLEEALDYLKSNPGTKVFAGGTDLMIVLRRNIELVNHILDIKGIAELNRIEYKPGEGLFIGAAVTVNEVCQSEIVREKYEALGQAADSVASYQLRNRATLVGNICNASPGADLSSPLLVYNAKVHIAGPEGERIVDIDKFFTGVKKTVVQKDEIVTGVSLPDVQEGDMSTYNKQARIKGHDLGIAGVSVRITSDKKVFIAMSAVAPTPIRLTKLEEALVTKDLTPETATWLSKEVANHINPISDVRSSAEYRLHISGILAKKGLLKLIEKGVN
- a CDS encoding (2Fe-2S)-binding protein, which codes for MCDKHNGNCFEYTISGMPPVPLNCVVNGEDVHKMVDPTMTLLQFLHNELKLFGTKEGCGEGECGACTIIMNGKTVNSCIVLAIEAEDANILTVEGLAEGNELSILQQEFIKYDALQCGFCTPGMLMSARELLDRNSDPSEKEIKEALAGNFCRCTGYVPIINAVKAAAKREREELK
- a CDS encoding xanthine dehydrogenase family protein molybdopterin-binding subunit, which gives rise to MSDKQYKHIGKPYDRKEAQEKVTGQAVYVHDMELPGMLYAKCLHSPYAHAEIVSIDTSEAKALPGVKAVITGDDAPYLVGLYMVDKNVIARRRVRYQGEIVAAVAAENEVIAERAISLIKVEYKELPVVHTIDESLEGKILLHENLHTYEHMEGVFFPKAHTNIASWNRTKKGDVNKGFEEADFIFEDEFSVPAVAHVPMETHVTIAQADPYSNKVKIWSSAQSPFAVRQLLAKSLGISKSDVHVVVPYIGGGFGGKAGIHLEPLVTVLSRAAKGRPVKLKATREEEFNLLPTRAGMRSRFKTGVKKDGTITSMIVYHDWDSGAYADYAVNVGKTAVYSGAGPYVIPNIELHSRTLYTNKVFSTAYRGFGHLETHWAVERHMDIIAQKLGIDPYDFRMKNLLHPGTTTISGELIYDTTGSPKACLDAVAKEIGWTGRKSEEERLAELKTGKIRGKGFAMLQKAPAMPSNTSTSAIMQMNEDGHVKVMIGAVDMGQGANTIMAQVAAEELRIPIEDVEVVWNVDTDKHPYDWNTVASKYTFMGGNAVRKAARNMVNQMKEVAAQVLRCHPDELTHGDGYIYHIHQTHRRIPYTKLAMGYAYENGNGIGGPVISHGIYMASGLTNPHPETGQGRPGLVWTFGAHGVEVEVDVETGEVHVIKIASAFDIGQCINKKLVDGQVFGGVIQGIGSALVEGYKFSPNGKLLNPSFTDNKIPTAKDIPDEIIPIYIENPESAQVDGPYGARGIGEHPMISVPSAIGNALYDALGINFHRLPLSPENVALAISNSKKDE
- a CDS encoding nucleotidyltransferase family protein, which codes for MNKIVVENKDLKKDLAVIILAAGYSSRMKLFKPLLPLGHSTVIEYSIDGFKEAGFENIIVVVGFQAKKLIPILEHKGVRWIYNERYEEGMYSSIVAGVKSLSSHVKGFFLLPADIPLVKNETVDSLVEGYKQSKKSIIYPSFSKRRGHPPLISSCLFSEIVKYDGSGGLKALLKKYEDQAYYVEVEDEGVVIDIDTYEDYLKLRAKFECQLQAYDTL
- a CDS encoding ABC transporter permease, which produces MFRKIFIKEVKEQLKSLSILILIVSIFLFYYTQFICDMKVDGIKPAPPRVNYSNENTSGEEQSYNSATLEELIEYTYKSMKADYELESILRIKGINMSYEKINEEQRQILAMAIEEMEKTNFQFNQEYDAFIEKVDKALGGNTIYSEENNFSSFMRTRTSNEDMELYNTILKEDKVTGAYGRIFADYIGISIGFFTVFVTAFTLTKDKRYNSNELIYTTSVSSYKYILGKYLANILVTSLIVFIVAGHATWQFHDFSMLTGDNISYTAFFKYSILWIIPTIMFITSLSYVLQLIFDNGIVPIIVQFFYWLHSMTPLTPQGVQPTKYFIRFNRVIPYSQFQPFIKYIYLNRILFTVFSLVLLFVAIKLWDRKRGDINNGFSFRKKGILQ
- a CDS encoding ABC transporter ATP-binding protein — protein: MKIEIRELTKDYSSCRALDNISITFDEGIHGLLGPNGAGKTTFIRILSTLLPKTSGEVYYNNIKVENKKEIRRIVGYLPQEFSFYPNFTVYETLDYFASLSNINLSKKVALNRLEIVNLQDLWKVKTKALSGGMKRRLGIAVAIVGDPEVLIVDEPTAGLDPEERIRVRNMLSQFGKTKTVLLSTHIVEDIALSCKSLSILNKGRLVYNGTVKDVIKNAEGYVWDLTVDFEKYEQYMDKYNVISSIVDGNKVSLRLLSKEKPSINAFAASPTLEDAYMRLIKEV
- a CDS encoding RNA polymerase sigma factor, encoding MDEQLQLLKDGNEEIFEEFILMHRKEAVNFALNILKDYYLAEDIVQDSFATFYVYRERLKSYSTLKSYLFSIIHNKSVDYIRKNNKSIYSNYDVASTISPEEIVINKEKKEKFMKSFSKLNEEQKNVLYLYAFQQMSYKEIAEVLGISLAKVKVTIFRARKELKASYAEK